The Oncorhynchus nerka isolate Pitt River linkage group LG15, Oner_Uvic_2.0, whole genome shotgun sequence genome contains the following window.
cttttccctctcgctctcatccaacacttcccacactgcccctactcggatggtatcgcgccgtcccaaccttcgctctctctcccccgctactctctcctcttccatcctatcatctcttccctctgctcaaaccttctccaacctatctcctgattctgcctcctcaaccctcctctcctccctttctgcatcctttgactctctatgtcccctatcctccaggccggctcggtcctcccctcccgctccgtggctcgacgactcattgcgagctcacagaacagggctccgggcagccgagcggaaatggaggaaaactcgcctccctgcggacctgacatcctttcactccctcctctctacattttcctcttctctctctgctgctaaagccactttctaccactctaaattccaagcatctgcctctaaccctaggaagctctttgcaaccttctcctccctcctgaatcctcctccccctccccctcctccctctctgcagatgacttcgtcaaccattttgaaaagaaggtcgacgacatccgatcctcgtttgctaagtcaaacgacaccgctggttctgctcacactgccctaccctgtgctctgacctctttctcccctctctctccagatgaatctcgcgtcttgtgacggccggccgccctacaacctgcccgcttgaccctatcccctcctctcttctccagaccatttccggagacctcctcccttacctcacctcgctcatcaactcatccctgaccgctggctacgtcccttccgtcttcaagagagcgagagttgcccccttctgaaaaaaacctacactcgatccctccgatgtcaacaactacagaccagtatcccttctttcttttctctccaaaactcttgaacgtgccgtccttggccagctctcccgctatctctctcagaatgaccttcttgatccaaatcagtcaggtttcaagactagtcattcaactgagactgctcttctctgtatcacggaggcgctccgcactgctaaagctaactctctctcctctgctctcatccttctagacctatcggctgccttcgatactgtgaaccatcagatcctcctctccaccctctccgagttgggcatctccggcgcggcccacgcttggattgcgtcctacctgacaggtcgctcctaccaggtggcgtggcgagaatccgtctccacaccacgtgctctcaccactggtgtcccccagggctctgttctaggccctctcctattctcgctatacaccaagtcacttggctctgtcataacctcacatggtctctcctatcattgctatgcagacgacacacaattaatcttctcctttcccccttctgatgaccaggtggcgaatcgcatctctgcatgtctggcagacatatccgtgtggatgacggatcaccacctcaagctgaacctcggcaagacggactgctcttcctcccggggaaggactgcccgttccatgatctcgccatcacggttgacaactccattgtgtcctcctcccagagcgctaagaaccttggcgtgatcctggacaacaccctgtcgttctcaactaacatcaaggcggtggcccgttcctgtaggttcatgctctacaacatccgcagagtacgaccctgcctcacacaggaagcggcgcaggtcctaatccaggcacttgtcatctcccgtctggattactgcaactcgctgttggctgggctccctgcctgtgccattaaacccctacaactcatccagaacgccgcagcccgtctggtgttcaaccttcccaagttctctcacgtcaccccgctcctccgctccctccactggcttccagttgaagctcgcatccgctacaagaccatggtgcttgcctacggagctgtgaggggaacggcacctcagtacctccaggctctgatcaggccctacacccaaacaagggcactgcgttcatccacctctggcctgctcgcctccctaccactgaggaagtacagttcccgctcagcccagtcaaaactgttcgctgctctggccccccaatggtggaacaaactccctcacgacgccaggacagcggagtcaatcaccaccttccggagacacctgaaaccccacctctttaaggaatacctaggataggataaagtaatccctctcaccccccctccccctgaaaagatttagatgcactactgttccactggaggtcataaggtgaatgcaccaatttgtaagtcgctctggaaaagagcgtctgctaaatgacttaaatgtaaatgtaaatgttttagttTATTTGAACCTATACCAATGTATTCTGGATCTACTGTATGTCTACCATAATGTATGGTTGAAATATTTGGTAATTTGTGATGGAATTATGATGATTATGATTATGAATTTGTGATGGAATTATATAATTATTTTGTcatttgtatctgtgccattattgcgtatgtgacagcatgggcagagCCATTGAGTCTCCattttaaaaatgtgattttccaatgttttatatacatttcaacactatgaggttggaataatattgtgaCATTGTAAAAAATAGGATAATGCCCGTTTAGTgtgagagctgtttgaaaagaaaaCCTAAAATGTAtgtcctgttttggtgggatgtgGTTTTGGCatacctggtgatgtcaccaggcggtaaattagttaatagaccaatatgaaatagtttcaaacctctctgccaataacagctgtttttcagttttcccctccccactcagaccactcccagagagTCCTACCAAAAATATtagcttgagaaattgctctttgctaagttGTTTCTTTGTGACCATTTTATTTGAAAACACTCACAGTACGGTACTTAATTGTTGCCTAGAAATGATTGGATATTGAaataaaaacggctgcattggccCATTTTCGTCTTATTTTGTGTTTGAAAAAAGTGTAAAGCTAATATTGGTGATTTAAGGTCACCTGCAGTGCTGGAGTCCTGAACCAAGTCTTGTGTGGCATTAATTTATTGTGTCCACAAGATGGCGTTGATATAGTTTACATCCATTTACAAACCATAGCACACCATTTGAAGATTAAGACGATGCTCGGATCAATGGCCGATCGCTCCCAACCAGTTGACTACTTCAAATGAAGGGTTTCGATTAATGCCCCAGACCGTTGATTGCATTGGTTTCGGAACCGGGCTGTCTCCCAGGCGTGAGCCAGGTTCCCCATTTTGGCCGACGGCGAAGTCGGCCGAAAACAAAAGTGACGAAGGTTAAGCGTGTGGAGTAATGCAACAGTAATTATtttatctgccttcccaatgaaaactagCTTAAAAATGATAACATATATTTGATGGAAAATATATGTTGTATGTTTCTGAACGATGCACCATGCTGACTTGTTGACAACATGACCGCACAGATTACTGTTCAATTTGAGAACAGTAACTGCTTTTGTCCGTTCAGTTCACGGGCCATAGCCTGGTGCACTTAGTCGAACTCCTTCTTATGGCGGAAGCCCTCAATGGCCATGTACATGCTAAAACTGGTTGAGTCCTCTAATAGTTCTATGGCCTATCTGGAACACAACCATTCGCTGCGCAAAATTGACTCACTCGAACATGCACTGATGAAAGTCATATGACTACTCACAGTCAGCATTGTTTAGGGAAGTGTGTTCAACATCGACAGAAGACAACGTGGATAAGAGAAAATGCCACTGACGAAAGCGATAATTGTCCCAGGAAATGGAGCAGGAGATGTAGAGCGGTCCAATTGGTATGGATGGGCCAAAAAACAGATAAATAAGGTGCGCACTGTTAAAGTATGCGGAAGTCTAAGAGCTTGCGTCCGCATGCTAACAATACGGGATGTGCGTACTGTGGCTGCTATGATTTTGACAACTGTTTCATGTATTGGTTACTCTGCTTGTTATATACATTTTGGACTTTTAGAGTAATGATATGTATACATCAAGAATAATATAACTTTTCAATGCCTCGTGAACTTTAAACTGTAGGAACCACTTGTTTTACCTTTGCCAGAAGATACCTGACTACCTTTACACTGAGCTCATGGGCGTCGGAACGCAATCATGGTTACATTAGGACAGGAGTGTGCCAGTGCGAGATATGGTACATGGAGAATATCTACTTATATTTTCCTGAAAAACTGCCCTTTTCATCCTCATGCTAGCCAGCAGTAGCCACAGCAACAATTATGAAATGGCAAGGTGGCTTTGTCAAGGGGAGTTGGGATTAAAACATTTATAATAATAAAATTCACACATGCGTATTAATACACACCAAATAATGAATTATTATATTCAGTGACAGATTGCCACAAATGCCTATATTTCTCACATATCACATTTTAAACTAGCCTAGATTCCTCAGATATCACATCATAACATAGCTCTATACAGGGCCCTGCATTTTGGATGTAGGATATCCTCCTTACAGGGTTCTAATTGACAAGTGCAATGCATGGAAGAGATATGGTCTATGATTGTTCTGGAAATGATTCCATAGAAACAACATTTGGAGGAAGAATGTTTGAtatgctttttacatttgtatccCAAATCATTTCTgagaattatatttttatttatttcacctttatttaactaggtaggctagttgagaacaagtcctcattttcaactgcgacctggccaagataaagcatagcaattcaacacagagttacaccatATGATGGAAGTGTATGATGGAGTATGCCTAGATTTTGAAATAAAAATGTGTCAAATGAATTTATTCAACATTAAAAATGTTAATGTCTCAAAAGTACCCTTTTTGATTTTGTACATTTTTAGACATTGTTAAAACAATATACTTTACAAgtacatcacatttccagtgggtgcTCTGCTACTTATGAAGTTATGACACATAGAAGGGAAAATGAACTCAAAGGGAACTTCCTGGTGATTTGCTTAAATATGATAGAAATTGACATTGGTTAATGACCTATGTATAAAATGGGTCATATCTTTAAAAGTAGCAAAGCACCCACTCTGGAAATGTGACGTGTTTGAAGAGTATATTGTTTCAAACTAAAAATAAGCTATATCAAAAAGGGTACTTTTGAGATATTCATATTAATGGTTCCAATGTTGAATATATTGTGAACAATTGCGTTTCAGAATTTCGACATACTCCATATTTTAaagcacactataaggagtataatgaaaCCAAGATGTCTGTATCATGTGCAGTTCACGGATCGTAGGATCTCACGAGAGGTATAGGTCATGCTTTTCTCAAAAATGGTGTGTGATGCAAATGTAAAAAATCCTAACATCCTTCCAACCAAAGAAGTTTCTATGTGAGAATTGCAATAACAATCTGAAATGCCAAACATTTTTTGGGCTATCCTAGCATGGAATCGCCCATTTTCCACCTTTACTTACTGATACTTCATTTGGTATTAATAGCTAACTTGCTGTCCTGTAGATTCCAGATATGACCTGCCTGTTGAGCAACATGCCTGACCCAGGTATGTAGAATGAAGTTCAGTATTTAAACCCCTTCATTTTGGGCCTCCAATGTCATTACTGTGAGGTGCTCGTACTGTATTCTGTCTTTTTCTAGTGACAGCCAGAGAGAGCATATGGTTGCCATTCATACAGGAGGAGCTCCAATGTGATGAGGAGACTGTCATCATTGGCCACAGCTCTGGGGCAGCTGCAGCCATGAGGTAGGATAGTGATGACAAAGAATTTGAGGATATTCCTCATGCAAACtcttctttttttgtttgttggaaAGTTACTCTACCTAACTTTGTGGTACCATGCAGgtatgcagaaacacacaacgTGTTTGGCCTCATTCTAGTGGGTGCCTATACTTCCGACCTGGgagatgagaatgagagagagagtggtgagttTACAGATTTCTTACCAGTGTCACTTCCAATGAACTATGACAGCCACTTTTCTAATTGGATTCGGGTTGGATTAAATATTTGCATTGGGTATTTCAAAACTTTGATTCTGATCATTCGGTGTTTAGTGATGAAAATCTGGATCATTTTGATCTCACTAGAAGGGTAGATTTAGAAAGGCGAAAGGCATTACAATAGTGGAATTTCAGAGAAATAAAAAAGGTTTCATTAAATATTTCCATTATGTTAAATTGACTGCAGTATAGGTATGTGGGCAGTTGTTGTATTGAGCAGTGTCAAATAAAAGCATGTACTTACAAGTGATAAGAGAAGCAAGCTCCATAATTTATATGAATATCTTTATTCATGTAGTTTAGTCATCTGTAGTAACATTGCCTGTCCAGTACATGGCAAGGTGAAGACCTATTCAAAGCACTGAAAATACAGATTATGTGAGGTTGAGACTTTGTCTGGATCAGAATAACACATATCCAACCATTTTCTGGCTCCAAATCACCCAGGTTGATTTGATCCTGGAAAGCAAAATAGGGAGTTACAGAATCCAGATCATTCTGATTCTGAAAAACTGGGCCCAGGTGTTTAGACTAGCCTAGTGTTCATTTCTGAATTGTGATACAAGAGCGCCACAGAAAAGCTGCAGTCAAGTGTCCCTATATCCAGTTTAATGTAAATGACCACTTGTTTATTCTTCCCCCACAAGTCACTGAAACAGTGGCTGCATCCCAGTATGCCTATATTGCAGTCGGGATGTACAGATTATCATATCGTAAAGTAATTGGTTTAATGTACAACTCCATTTTCTCATTTGTAGAGATATGAGACCAATCAGATCTGTATCCGATCCCTGCAAATGTAGAAGTAGTGCTTGACATTGCAGATAATTGAATGATCTGATAGTATGTGACTGCAATGTAGGCAGTTTGGAACACGCCGTTATGTCTCCCTGTGCATCTCTTCACTCAGGATATTTTAGCCGGCCATGGGAGTGGGAGCAAATGAGAAGAAACGTTGGGCACATCGTTCAGTTTGGCTCCACGGATGACCCCTTCCTGCCTTGGGAGGAGCAGCAAGCTGTGGCCGAGGGCCTGGGCGCGGTGCTGCACAAGTACACAGACCGAGGACACTTCCAGAACACACAATTTCCTGAGCTCATTGACGCAGTGCGAAAGCTGAGGGCAGCTGCTTAAAAAGCAGCAGAGTTGTCCGCCATTGGAATATGACACACAATGAGGACAATAGCCCAATTACGAATATCTGTTCAGTTGCTCCcttccctctgtgtccctctggggAATCCTCATGTGGACCCTTATGATTACAATATGATGGAGATTCCAATTTATCAAGTGTAGTTCACAATGTCATCAATGTGCTCATCTTTTGCTCCATTACTTTGAGTGCTCTTCGAAAGACTCGCCAGTTTTGATTCACCTGTGTTTCCAGCAGTTTGTTGAAAGAGTTCAGCATATATTAAGATTCACCCATAAATGCACATTTTACTGACAGCCGTGAGTTTCCATCAAACTGGCTTCTTGCAAATAAAATGCTGTAAGAAAAGACAGAAGTAATATGTGTTTCCATCCCTTAACTATGTTGATGGTTTTGGCACAAAAAGCCTGCGACAAAATGTGGTCTTGGTGCTTGCCCTCAAACAGAATTTACAGACAAACATTAGGGTAATCGCTTGCACAGGCTAACATTGAACTCTGGTATAAAAACACATGCTATTGGGACCCATCAATCCAACATTGCCAAACAGGAATAAAACTGATTACAGTGATCTAGTGTACCCAAATGATCTACATCATCCCACTCATTTTCTTCAATCAGATTGAGATCTACCTAAGGCCTTCAGACATGAACATACCAGTCAGCCTTACTAGCTCCCTGATAGCATACCCCTCTACCCTTTTTCCAATCACCGAGCCAAAACCCCTCAGATACTTCATATTCCCAACAATCTTCCAAGATTACAAGTGTGGGATTGTCTGAAGCACTATCTTTCAATCTGTAAGCAAGGGCTTTGTAGCAAAGTCATAACGCTCAGTCTATTTAAGAGTTGCCTCGAGTGATCTGTTCTTGCAGACACATTTTGATTGCAAATACATTACACTGACAGCTTTAGTTTGAAGGTGTTTGGCTGAGAGTTTACGTTTAATGGGGTGGAGACTTTGCTAGTGGCTTTTCTCTTACATCTCTCCTCAGAATCTAATCGAGCATCTGACATAATTACTCAAGATTTTGCAGATAATTACAAGTTTTACCTGCAATTTTGATTTAGTTTGAATTAAATGCCCTATAGTTGCTATATATAGTGTCTACTAAATTACTGACTTGCCCTTTGAAGCTAAGGCTCATCATCAACATGATTTAGCAATCTGATATCTACAATGTAGGCAGCTGTATGATTGCTATTGCTACAGGTAATATTCACATTGGCACAAGGGGTTTAAAAACGTGTCTGACAAAAAGCTTTACGCTTTTTTATAATATAACAATGCTGTGTTATATCATGTGTGCTgaagaagttaaacaatttcTGTTTATTTCCAGAGCAAAATGAATGCTTTTGCAAAACCTGTCCATCTTCAacacttaaataaaggttaaatacatttttttttttaagaatagATGAAAATGTAGAGGCAGGACACAATTGAGCTTGTTACATTCCCAAGGAGAGTAGACGTTCTCAGTCAGTCTTAAAATATTTATTAAGCCCTGTATAAATAAAAATATCTTCAGATGCATCAAAGGTTGCTAGAAAAAAAAAGTATACATGAAAGTTTTTCagaggaaaaaaaaaaaactaaacataCCAAGTCACTGATCAAAAGTCCAGCCACTCTGCCATATACACACAGTTAGAGGGGGATATCTCGCCTCCTTCATGACAATCATCAAACACctaagagaagaaagagagaaatacatTTAGTGGAGattatgggcggcaggtagcatagtagagcgttgggccagtaagcgaaaggttgctggatcgaatcccagagctga
Protein-coding sequences here:
- the rbbp9 gene encoding serine hydrolase RBBP9 — translated: MPLTKAIIVPGNGAGDVERSNWYGWAKKQINKIPDMTCLLSNMPDPVTARESIWLPFIQEELQCDEETVIIGHSSGAAAAMRYAETHNVFGLILVGAYTSDLGDENERESGYFSRPWEWEQMRRNVGHIVQFGSTDDPFLPWEEQQAVAEGLGAVLHKYTDRGHFQNTQFPELIDAVRKLRAAA